One part of the uncultured Bacteroides sp. genome encodes these proteins:
- a CDS encoding PA14 domain-containing protein, with the protein MQKSLKLLLLLCCAPLFVVHSQNRIETDLSGKGWKLWYDKDASWKNDQLFLPSTDIKSIPAALQSGGWNSLQGAKDVSVPGTVEEYLQVKPGPEGDIQGVSWWFRTISIPAAAKGGKLLLRFEAARYRSEVYINQQLAGYDLTGNTPFEVDITNFAKAGETVQLALRVTDPGGNYDWRDGDVVNWGKYKIPGSHAFGGITGRVKLVSCAPVYVDDIYVQNTPAITEVNPQISVVNSTAKEIVRNIVVRVVDKKNPDSEIARQELKKVKLKPGENLVSAKISAPDAKLWDTENPNLYVCKVSVVDGKKSIDEDSRVFGFRWFEPMGQGSDAMFRLNGKRIVLRTAISWGFWPINGIYPTEELAEKQIRIAKAMGLNMLNFHRCIGAPVVLEKADELGLLYYEEPGNYRSGQSPDNPFGHSLMHEKVMRMVKRDRSHPSLVMFNMINEAGPVSEDILKLNISDMQEAHKLDPTRTITRTSAWCRAEENEQARIHLRPNDSTVYWKGWYDFHHAGGPHVWNQSLYKSPTDYYNYTANKKDIVFWGEEGAISTPPRLEKIKSELEASPNMGWDGTMYLDWYKTFDNFLTRKSLRSAFPTIDAFTVAMGNISIEHQGRKIETIRLDNYTDGYAINGWEAQIIENHSGVVDCFRNVKGDTALIARYNQPLYVAVKVRKQIVEMNDKVVTDFYVINEKNLQGPHKLSISVKDPEGKVIFSKDVETAITGGDVYGQLIAEGIEIPTSTIAGMHRIDVALSDNAGNSKASGSDQFLAVDWRSAKLAGNGAVWEHNNNLKNFLNNDKKLSVTDYFDNAKRLDWVVVSRPPMGGNLRVVPADQLLTPDGKQGVTVSFYRDNKFQDKISERTDRDINFNVAMGATPDPTVTSTERYNARWETQITPTVSGAYFLELQTSGASELSIDGATIIDITKNSGGRDKVLVNFTKGKSYKLSINLVQVKNIAGLCRLQWSAPETNAADPQKLIDRVAKDGTTLILVDNADTWMDLITKNTQVAYSGKFQVGTAWLGGVHFLKKHPLFNGLPTNDSMNWPYQAVVKDGAERYGLEIEGEELVAGAYHCYPLKLGTAVGVIPCGKGKIIFSTLDICGNLTSNDSSVNVARKLLCNFIEYSGK; encoded by the coding sequence CGGCTGCCGCAAAAGGAGGTAAGTTGCTGCTTCGTTTTGAAGCTGCACGCTATCGTTCGGAGGTTTATATAAATCAACAACTTGCAGGTTATGATTTAACGGGAAATACTCCTTTCGAAGTTGATATTACCAACTTTGCCAAAGCGGGAGAGACTGTGCAATTAGCTTTGCGTGTTACCGATCCGGGCGGTAATTATGACTGGAGAGATGGTGATGTAGTTAACTGGGGAAAATATAAAATACCCGGTAGTCATGCTTTTGGTGGAATTACCGGTCGTGTGAAATTGGTTTCCTGTGCTCCGGTTTATGTGGATGATATTTATGTTCAGAATACTCCTGCCATTACGGAAGTAAATCCGCAAATAAGTGTTGTAAATAGCACAGCCAAAGAGATTGTCAGGAATATTGTAGTTCGGGTTGTTGATAAGAAAAATCCCGATAGTGAAATTGCTCGTCAGGAACTTAAGAAAGTGAAATTGAAACCGGGAGAAAACCTTGTTTCTGCAAAGATATCTGCACCCGATGCAAAGTTATGGGATACGGAAAATCCTAACTTGTATGTCTGCAAGGTTTCTGTAGTAGATGGAAAGAAAAGCATTGATGAGGACAGCAGAGTTTTTGGATTCCGTTGGTTTGAACCTATGGGACAAGGCTCTGATGCCATGTTCCGCCTTAATGGAAAAAGAATTGTGCTCCGTACTGCAATCAGCTGGGGATTCTGGCCTATAAATGGTATTTATCCAACGGAGGAATTGGCTGAGAAGCAGATTCGTATTGCGAAGGCAATGGGACTGAATATGCTGAATTTCCACAGATGCATTGGTGCTCCGGTTGTGCTGGAGAAAGCAGATGAATTGGGATTACTTTACTATGAAGAGCCGGGTAATTATCGTAGCGGGCAAAGTCCTGATAATCCGTTTGGTCATTCGTTGATGCATGAAAAGGTAATGCGGATGGTGAAGCGTGATAGGAGTCATCCAAGTCTGGTAATGTTTAATATGATCAATGAAGCCGGACCGGTTAGCGAAGATATCCTGAAACTAAACATCAGTGATATGCAGGAGGCTCATAAGTTGGATCCTACCCGCACCATTACCCGCACTTCTGCATGGTGCAGGGCAGAAGAAAACGAACAGGCCCGTATTCATCTTCGACCTAATGATTCAACGGTTTACTGGAAAGGTTGGTACGATTTTCATCATGCGGGTGGCCCTCATGTATGGAACCAGAGTCTTTATAAGAGTCCGACTGATTATTACAACTATACAGCAAATAAAAAGGATATTGTTTTCTGGGGAGAAGAGGGAGCTATATCTACTCCTCCGCGCCTGGAAAAGATAAAGAGCGAGCTCGAAGCTTCACCCAATATGGGCTGGGATGGTACTATGTATCTCGATTGGTACAAAACTTTTGATAACTTCCTTACACGGAAGAGCCTTCGTTCAGCATTTCCTACGATTGATGCGTTTACTGTGGCGATGGGAAATATTTCCATTGAGCACCAGGGACGTAAAATAGAGACTATCCGGCTGGATAATTATACAGACGGTTATGCCATTAATGGATGGGAAGCTCAAATTATTGAAAACCATTCAGGAGTAGTAGATTGTTTCCGGAACGTGAAAGGTGATACTGCGCTTATTGCGCGCTACAACCAACCACTTTATGTTGCTGTGAAAGTGCGTAAACAGATTGTTGAAATGAATGACAAAGTTGTGACAGATTTCTATGTTATCAACGAGAAGAATCTGCAAGGACCTCATAAGCTTTCAATTTCCGTTAAAGATCCGGAAGGAAAGGTGATTTTTAGTAAAGACGTTGAAACAGCAATTACCGGAGGTGATGTTTACGGACAGTTGATTGCCGAAGGGATTGAGATTCCTACTTCTACTATAGCTGGAATGCACCGTATTGATGTAGCCCTTTCTGATAATGCCGGCAACAGTAAAGCTTCTGGTAGCGATCAGTTCTTGGCGGTCGACTGGCGTTCAGCCAAGCTCGCTGGTAACGGAGCAGTATGGGAACATAACAATAACTTGAAGAACTTCTTGAATAATGATAAAAAGCTTTCAGTAACGGATTACTTCGATAACGCTAAACGTCTTGATTGGGTAGTGGTATCTCGTCCACCAATGGGAGGCAATCTGAGAGTTGTACCAGCAGATCAGCTTCTTACTCCCGATGGAAAACAGGGAGTTACCGTGTCGTTTTACAGAGACAATAAGTTTCAGGACAAGATATCTGAACGTACAGACCGGGATATTAATTTCAACGTGGCGATGGGAGCTACTCCAGATCCTACAGTAACCAGTACTGAAAGATATAACGCCCGTTGGGAAACACAAATTACACCGACAGTGAGCGGTGCCTATTTTCTTGAATTGCAGACAAGTGGAGCCAGTGAGCTAAGTATTGATGGTGCTACCATTATAGATATAACAAAAAATAGTGGTGGTCGTGATAAGGTTTTGGTGAACTTCACAAAAGGAAAGTCATATAAACTGAGTATAAATCTGGTTCAGGTCAAAAACATAGCCGGATTATGCCGTTTGCAGTGGTCGGCACCGGAAACGAATGCAGCCGATCCGCAGAAGTTAATAGACCGGGTAGCAAAAGACGGCACAACGCTTATTCTGGTTGATAATGCCGACACGTGGATGGACTTGATTACTAAAAATACCCAGGTAGCTTATTCCGGTAAGTTCCAAGTTGGTACAGCCTGGCTTGGTGGTGTTCATTTCCTGAAAAAACATCCGCTATTCAACGGACTGCCTACTAATGACAGTATGAATTGGCCTTATCAGGCGGTTGTGAAAGATGGAGCCGAAAGATATGGACTTGAAATAGAAGGAGAGGAGCTGGTTGCCGGAGCTTACCACTGTTATCCTCTTAAATTGGGAACGGCTGTAGGTGTTATTCCTTGTGGTAAAGGTAAAATCATATTCTCTACGCTGGATATTTGTGGAAATCTGACTTCAAATGATTCATCGGTCAATGTGGCAAGAAAGCTGCTTTGTAATTTTATAGAATATTCTGGTAAGTAA
- a CDS encoding acetylxylan esterase, giving the protein MKRNLLFILITILITNFSNGQNLLSPIWKYTKVGDFKEVESLKYNNWPEVNLLLSWERQGLCWIDNNLVLRNEFFVNEKDTALQLEFSLQGDIHAVYINRKQVTRNINNSFWSNRGKKEFIQIPDSILKINRKNEITILISNPSYTGGISHNFCYIHPLNAGYEDKLSIDIPQSNHIYLADDNKQFTIKSRSVKDRKIQIMINNDFHQTLVNEFVDLKKGNQEYIFEFKKRKFKPGLYECIVIGQGETFCGTVEWFGIQPEKISCPIQKESGFNKYWQDALNELKEIEPNYKIRKVDSLCSATRNGYVIEMNSLGNLTIRGYYFVPKTEGKHPTILHLPGYGYGFEDLNKFINRKGNCAELALCVRGHGISKDVSNPWNKMELWAVNICNKDNYIYRSIFMDCVRAVDFLINQTEIDKNKIGVAGGSQGGGLALATAALCNSNIAACAIFDPWLCDIRDQTKIRTTVNKELDLFKTYPDNNCDIQQMLSVLDYMDTKAFAPDIKCPVYFLTSLFDDDCPPHCGFAAYNNLKTKKEYLVFPKDSHQGESGQFDNLFYIAEKILSK; this is encoded by the coding sequence ATGAAACGCAATTTGCTATTTATATTGATTACTATATTAATAACTAATTTCAGTAATGGTCAAAACCTGTTATCACCAATTTGGAAATATACAAAGGTCGGCGATTTTAAGGAAGTTGAATCCCTAAAATATAATAATTGGCCAGAGGTTAATTTATTGTTATCATGGGAACGACAAGGACTTTGTTGGATCGATAATAACCTTGTATTAAGAAATGAGTTCTTTGTAAATGAAAAAGATACAGCCCTGCAATTGGAGTTTTCATTACAAGGGGATATACATGCAGTTTATATCAATCGAAAACAAGTTACTCGCAATATAAATAATTCGTTCTGGTCAAACAGAGGGAAAAAAGAATTCATACAAATACCTGATTCTATTTTGAAAATAAATAGAAAGAATGAGATTACTATTCTTATTTCAAATCCGTCCTACACTGGAGGAATTAGTCATAATTTTTGTTATATACATCCTTTAAATGCAGGTTATGAAGATAAACTATCGATTGATATACCACAAAGCAACCATATTTATTTAGCAGATGATAATAAACAATTTACTATTAAATCACGTAGTGTAAAAGATAGGAAAATTCAGATAATGATAAATAACGATTTCCATCAAACATTGGTAAATGAGTTTGTAGATCTAAAAAAAGGGAATCAAGAATACATATTTGAATTTAAAAAAAGAAAATTTAAACCGGGACTTTATGAATGTATTGTGATAGGTCAAGGAGAAACATTTTGTGGCACAGTAGAATGGTTTGGAATTCAACCCGAAAAGATTTCATGTCCAATTCAAAAGGAATCAGGTTTCAATAAGTATTGGCAAGATGCATTAAATGAGTTGAAGGAGATAGAACCCAATTATAAAATAAGAAAAGTGGATAGCCTATGTTCGGCAACTAGGAATGGATATGTGATTGAAATGAATTCTTTGGGTAACCTGACTATTCGTGGTTACTATTTTGTCCCAAAAACAGAAGGAAAACACCCCACTATTTTGCATCTTCCAGGCTATGGATATGGCTTTGAAGACTTAAATAAATTTATTAACCGAAAAGGTAATTGTGCAGAACTGGCATTATGCGTTCGTGGACATGGCATAAGTAAAGATGTATCTAACCCGTGGAACAAAATGGAGCTTTGGGCAGTAAACATATGTAATAAAGACAATTATATTTATCGTTCTATTTTTATGGATTGCGTAAGAGCTGTAGATTTTTTGATTAACCAGACTGAAATTGACAAAAATAAAATTGGAGTAGCCGGAGGAAGTCAAGGAGGAGGACTAGCATTGGCAACAGCAGCTTTATGTAATTCAAATATTGCTGCATGTGCTATTTTTGATCCATGGCTTTGCGATATTCGAGACCAAACAAAAATTCGTACAACGGTTAACAAAGAATTAGACCTGTTTAAAACTTATCCCGATAATAATTGCGATATTCAACAGATGTTATCAGTTCTTGATTATATGGATACAAAAGCATTTGCACCTGATATTAAATGCCCGGTATATTTTCTAACCTCATTATTCGACGATGATTGTCCTCCACATTGTGGCTTTGCAGCTTACAATAATTTAAAAACAAAAAAAGAGTATTTAGTTTTTCCAAAAGATAGTCATCAAGGAGAATCCGGCCAGTTCGACAATCTATTTTATATTGCTGAAAAAATACTTTCAAAATAG